The segment CTAGGCCTGGGCTCTTCTTTACTTTACTATCTCTTTCTATATTAAAAGAGGTGACTGAAATTATTCTTccattgctttcagttcagttcagttcagttcagtcactcaattgtgtccgactctttgcgaccccatggaccacagcacgccaggcctccctgtcccagagtttactcaaactcatgtccattgagtcggtgatgccatccaaccatctcatcctctgtcatccccttctcctcctaccttcaatctttcccagcatcagggtcttttcaagtgagtcagttcttctcatcaggtggccaaagtattggagtttcagcttcagcatcagtccttccaatgaacactcaggactgatctttaggatggactggttggatctgcttgcagtccaagggactctcaagagtcttttccaacaccacagttcaaaagcatcaattctttggtactcagctttctttatagtccaactctcacatccatacatgactactggaaaaaccatagccctggctagatggacctttgttggcaaaataatgtctctgctttttgatatgctctctagcttggtcataactgtccttccaaggagtaagcgtcttttaatttcatggctgcagtcaccatctgcattcaTTCAACCCTAGAGCCCATTTATTCAGGCTCAGCCCAGATATGTCTAGAAGCACTGTTAACTGAGTATACCTGCTCTGATAAGCTGTTTCCTAAGGAGATCACCTTAATTATTGGAACCTCTCCAGGCCCTGAAACACAACATCTTTTTCCTGATAACACGGGTCTGAAGTGTATTACCACACTACAGCGTGCACACTGACGTGCACAGATCAGAGTGCGTCTTCCTTCTCCTATACTGTGAATGTAGACTCCCTTAAAGGCTACATCCCAATTCCAGACCACCTTTCTCCTCGAGAGAATCAAACATGTTGACGGTTGTTGCCAATTCACCCTCTTGACTAAGGAcccttcttttttgtgtgtgtccacAATTATAGTGTGTCCACTATATGCCAAGCGCCTGGCATATAGTACGAACTCAGTTAATCTTTGTCAAATAACATTATGAATAATGGCTTTCAGAAAAACAACTTTTATTTGTCTAATAAGATATTATTTACTTAATTAGATGGTTAATTTATGCATATAGTACAAAATTCCAACAATATAAGTCatagaatatgaaaagaaaatcacatgcTTATCCTCATACCCCTTTTCTTCTCCCCACAGTTAATAGGCTTCTTTGTTTCTGTCCAAAGGTATTctctatattctttatttttaacctcAAGCTATATATTGAATGGTTCTTTTATAACAATACTAATATTAAATACAGTAAAGAGATGTATGCTTTCATATATATTGCCTTACTTGATATAACAATCTCATGAGATAGAAAGGTAGAGCAAGATAGAGTCCGTTTTAGAGATGTGGACATTGAAGCTAAGAGTAGTCTCAAAAGATTTCACAGTGGAAAAGCATGTCATTacgtagacatagagaacagacttgtggacacggtAGGGGAGGGAGacggtgggatgaattgagagaggagCATTGGAACATATAGATTACCATACGTAAAATTACGTAGCCAGtgaaaatttgctgtatgacacagggagctcaaatcaggttctctgtgacaacctagaggggtgggttggggtgggaggtgggaaggaagttcaagagggaggggacatatgtatacctatggctgattcatgttgttatatggcagaaatcaatacaatattataaagcaattatcccccaattaaaaataatttttaaaaacatgtcagATAGTGAAATCAAGACTGTCAGTTGTCAGACAGTCCTGTCACCAAGTCAGAGTTATGTATCCAATAACCTCTATTTTCCTGATAAAATGATTTCAAATGATGTGTGTACATATCATGCATATCATACCCTGTGAATCCTGCAGTGGCTTGTAAGAACCAGAACCTAATTTCAGAATACTATTAACATCTTCTcaaatgtctttctttctctttctggtggTGTGTTGAGTTAATATTCACATCTAGAATTACTGTTCTTTGATTTGTAGGGTCACAGGAGCACCATCATCACAAGGCTtcctttaatttaaataaaagagtCACGCACTCCTCTGATAGTGTCGCCTACCCTCAGCTGGGTTCTCCAGGCTGAAGGAAAGGCTTCTCAGTTTCTAAGTCTGTCTTAGCCCATCCGTCTTTCTTCCTAACAGATATCCTAAATCTTCACCACTCTCACTTCCTAACCCACCATCTTATCATCACTGTAAACaagccaggcttctttgttcacAGAAGGAAGTGTTTCAACTTCCTCCCTGCCCTGACCTTTTCTCCCTTGCCACATCTAGCTGAATCTCCTGCATCAAATTTATAATCACTCCCTGTGCTttgtactccatttcttcctgaCTTTTTAGGTGCCTCAGGTCCCCAGAAATACCCTATCTTGCCTGTGTcctcaatttctctctctctctctctctcctcctaacACTTCTTCCTGGCACCCGGCACTCTTGCTTTAGGGTACATGTGTGCTCaggcctctcccacctcccttctgCCTCCTCTTATCACACGCTGCCTTGAACTATTGCAGCCAACCTGTGAAAGAGTAGCCTATACTCCGTGTCCCCACTTCCTTGACGTCCCATTCACTCTTGGTTTTCCTTCTGATCCATGTAAGCAGCACTTAACAGACTCCTTTGCAGGCTTTTCTTTCAGGAGTTTATTTTTCCAGCTTCTCACATGCATCCCAGTAAATTACTTTCAGTTTTCCCAAACCTCTTTGCATTCACTTCTGCCTGGAACATCTTTATACTTTTATATCTTTATACTCACATTTTTTAAGACTAAGATGCGCTTTCAGCATCCATGGAGACCCCTAAGCCACAGAATGAGCTTGGTTccgttttcattttcttgtgtcATCCTCTGCTTCTCTTTGCTCTTCTACACATATTACATATAATACCTCATTTAATCCCTACCACAACTGTTTGAGGCAAGTACTATTATCCCAgttatacagatgaagaaactgagctccAAGTGCATTAAGTTACTTTGTTATAGAGCGATTAAGTGAAAAGTCTaggtttgaacccaggcattCTAACTCAAGCCccatacatttaatattttttccaccTCCCGGCCCCCGCCACACTCAGTGCTCTACCCTTAACCTTTGAGCTTGCTGAATGAACATTCATTTTTAGAGGTGAGTAATcgtgaaaaaaaaatgatcagaattgagacagatttttatttcataGTGTAGATTTTCAAAACTGCCAACACAGCACAAACCTAAATAAGGCCATGTCATActcagggaagagaaggaaatttaAGAAGGATAATAACAGTAACCAACAaactttagaatttttaaagctCTTGGACATGTATCATCTTATTTATCAATCCATAAAATATGactccattttacacatggggaATCTGAGACTAGCATAACCAGCACAAGGATCCtgggttttatattttatttcttctgagaTTTTCCTCTCAGGTCTGATCTAATATACATGAGTAAGTTGAGAGTTTggtagttccttaaaaaactaggcaATCTTTCATATTATTACTAGCTACCTATTTATACAAGATTTCTGACTGAGTATGGGGTCAATTTCTAGAACAAAGGGGCCACACTCAAGGATGCCACAGTCTTTAGCAAACTCTACTGTAAGTGTTGGAGCTAGTGCATACCTGTCTAAAACCtgcttttgaagaaaataaacctCTATGTCTATATATAATGCATCCAATGGATGTTTTTATACTGTTCGATCGCCCATTTCCTTTGTCAACAGTCCAATATATTGCATGAGAGTTTAAAGAGTTCCTGATGTAGGAATCTATAGTTGAATTTTAGAGGAATTTCTGAATTCCCTAAAAGTTACATGTGCCAGCaaacatactttttaaataaaattgtatattttatttttggaggaGAGGGTATATAGCTTTCAACAGCTTATTCTCCCTGCCCTAAGATTAAGAACCATTATTTTAATGATGATAACTAATTCTGATATTAGTCTAAAAAGCCAAACATATTACAAGGGAAATCTGTTCCCTCCATCTCATTACCACAACTGCTGTTTTCCTCCCCATTATCATACAATACCTTAAGCAACATTGGAAGATGTTTACATTATGTTCTACCACAGTTTGAATTTTCCACATCATTGTTGCTCTAGTACTTGAGAGGTGCCtggaggaaaatataaataacacaGTGATGCACTGTGGACTTTATAATGGACTTGAGATCCCATAAGTGTTTTAACTGTCATTATTTAAAACCTCATGTGTTACCTAAGCTAACAGCCACTGAAAGTATAGTCAAGTATTATGGGTCTTCAAGAGGAGTCAAGTAGGAAttgaaatataacttttaaaacagAGCTGGGTTATCTAGCAGACAGATTAAGCATTAACTTTTCATTAAATATGTCGGTCGTTGGAAGATGTCCATCATTGTTTCAGTGATTAAGGTTTTCTTGCCTACCCTTTTATATGTAATACTGATAATTCTACccaaaccatttccttctctgtctcctagATTACAAGAAAATCTTCAAAATGGATAATTTAAGAGCTAACAGGCATTAGCTTAGGATGTGTGATACTGTTCTAAATGCTTATGTGTGTATCAATTCATTTAAAACTCAAAACAGTCCTAGGAAGTAGGGACAACTCTTATCCCCCCCATTTTATAACTAAGAAAAGTGTAAGGTTTTTCTAATAGGAAGGAAAGGTGGACAAAAGTGGCACCAAGACAGTGTGTGAGCCTGCTTTCTGAATTATCTATGAATGCAGCCTTGTCCCTAGCGCAATGAGCATGTTTTCTGGTGTAGGAGGAATTATTGAGAACAGAGCCTACTAAGCCTAAGGACACCCTTGCCATGTTCCTATCTGCTTATAGGTAGAAATCTCCACCATCCCTTTTAAATTGACCTCATCTGCTCGGAGCCAGCCCGTATACTAGGCActagtgccaggcattgtgcaaGCCTAGGAAACGCTCTCCCCCTACATCCGTTTTACATgtgtgtggagggagggaggcacaGCCTGGCGCGTGAGCCAGCTCTCCAGAAGGGATGTTTGAGCTAGAATTTCTGACATAATTGAGCCAGCGCTCGAAAACCTGGTGCTGAGCGTTGGAGGGGGAGTGTGTCCTCTCCAAGAAGGAAAGCCTCCACGCTGGAATGGCTGATACCTATCCTGGGCTCTCAGCGCCAGGACAAGCTGGCTGTTTCTTCTGATTAAAAGAGGAAACAATAACTTTGCCTATGACTCCAAACACACTGGTTCGAACTTGGCAGTTAGGAATCCTGTGCAGTTGTCTCTTGCCACGCAGGGTGTATACGCGAGGAATTTTCACTTGGCTGGAGTGAACTCGCTCGAAGCCGCGCGTGCGCCTCTGATGGGAGTGGGGAGACCGGCCGCGAGGAcgcgggtgggtgggggaggggaggaggtccCAGGGCGCCCTCCTTTCACGGTCCCGCCGCGCTACCGGAGCGGACTGCTTCCGGCCGGTGCCTCGGGTCGCGTGGGCGGCGGACCTGTGACCGAGGAGGCCCGGCGGGGGCCGACTTAATGTCTTGTTCGTTGGGAGCACAGGGCGCCTCCTGGAAGAGCGCGTGGAGTGCGCTCCCCGGGTGCAGAGACTCCGCGGGAGGAGTCGAGGGGCCGAGTCTGGGGGCCGCTTCCGCCAACCcgggaggaggaaagaggaggggCTGGCTGCTCACGAGCTGCCTGGGCGGGCCGCCCGCGCTCGACGCAGgcgggaggaagggagggagcgaGGGGCGAGCGTTGGGGAGCAGCATGGAGACCTCGGCCGACTCGTTGGCCGCTGCCGCCGCGCGGGGCCGGACTGACGAGGTGCGGGCGCTGCTCGAGGCGGGGGCGTCGGCCAACGCGCCGAACCGTTACGGTCGAAGCGCGATTCAGGTGGGTCAGCAGGTCTGCTGCAGAAAGGTGGGCGGCTGGGTGTCTGGGTGGCGAGGGCTTTGGAGGACGGGGTCTGCCATTGAGTCTGAACCAGGTAAGCGTTTCTTGGTAAAGGGGAGACTTTTCAGACCGAGTTCGGGATCGGAGACCTCCTCTCGGCGACTCTCAGGGGGCTCAGGACGGCCTCGGAGTTGGCTGAGAAGGCGCGTGGGATTCAGATCTCTAAAACGGTGTGAAGATCTAGAAGGGAGAACCTATGTGTGTTAATATAGACCGAGATGTGAAATTGACGAACGTCTGGAGTACGAGTATAAAGACAATAAGACATGCTGGACCACTTACCCCCGAACTTACAAAATTGTGAATGGAGCTGATCCACTTCtttgttggggtggggtgggggtgagagggaGATTTTAGTGGAAATCTACTGCTGTGTAAGTTGGAATAAAGGTCTATTAGGTCTACTGAAATTATTCAGAAGCAACCACATAccgtgtttattattttttttaaccgaGTAAGGAACATATATGCTTGTTtaggaaatatacatatatgaaaaaaaaattagtgcaaTTATGCCTGAAATAATGCTGCCAATTTAGTTACCACTTGAGTGTCTCTTACCTTTTGGGGTATTTTAAACTTACTTGGTACAGATTAATTTCTTGGGGAGTTTTCAATTCCTCATAGTTTAAAAATGTCACTTCTCCTCTCCCCACTCCAGTTTTGTATGTGTGAGGATGTGTTGTGAGTTCgtttttctggtttttgttttttttttttcctaaatctgGGGCTAAAAATGAATTCTTCCTGGCCGTCACTCCAGTTTTATTCCAGGTATCGACAATTTCtgattctgaaaaataatatttatatgaaatgcacACTGCAAAAACTCCAGCAtaacaagacaaaggaaaagtaACTCAACCTGGAACTTCACAAGTGATTTAACAAGTGAATCGTCCTTTCCTCAAACTATGTATGCTACATAGAATAGatacattttatatacttttagatacaaaaataaaaataaaatatcctcaAATTTGAGATTATTTGGGATTTGAAATGTGGAGAGATTTGGAGATAAAAAGGTTGAATGGTTGTAGAAGA is part of the Bubalus kerabau isolate K-KA32 ecotype Philippines breed swamp buffalo chromosome 4, PCC_UOA_SB_1v2, whole genome shotgun sequence genome and harbors:
- the LOC129649916 gene encoding cyclin-dependent kinase inhibitor 2A-like isoform X1, whose product is MSCSLGAQGASWKSAWSALPGCRDSAGGVEGPSLGAASANPGGGKRRGWLLTSCLGGPPALDAGGRKGGSEGRALGSSMETSADSLAAAAARGRTDEVRALLEAGASANAPNRYGRSAIQVMMMGSARVAELLLFHGADANCADPATLTRPVHDAAREGFLDTLVALHRAGARLDVRDAWGRLPVDLAEERGHRDVARYLRAAAEDTEGGSHARADSAEGPADSSDLKKD